A region of the Mytilus trossulus isolate FHL-02 chromosome 11, PNRI_Mtr1.1.1.hap1, whole genome shotgun sequence genome:
CTTTTGACTTTGAAACGTTTcatagtttacatgtatatattagtttgtgattaggtcaattTATGCGGAACCtctagtggtaggtcaatgatatttggtgtgcagttgtataagcattggaatatctcatttccatggaatttttttttacgcCGCCCCCTTATTCATGGTCTATAGACTTTGAAAATGTTGCTAAGttaacatgtattagtttgtggtATGCAAATGTATTGGAATTTGAAAGTATCGTGTCCATGGAGATTATATAGCCCCATGCACCCCtgatcatggttcattgactttgaaacttttacatagtttacaagttaatgtttgtgtttaggTTTATTTAAAGGGAACGACTTATACTgagtcaatggtatttggtatgcagttgtattggcattggcacatctcattccatggagattgtttagccCTGTACCTTCATTGAAAAATCATCGactttgaaaatttgcataacttacatgttaaagtattcctattttaatttcagcatttgcattatcaaaatgataaaaaggtGACActtatctctgtgataacagttttaTTATACTGATAGATCTGTTTAAAccttcgtgttgctcagtcattggttttctatgttgtgttttgtgtaataTTCTCGTttctattatttctttttaccaTTGTGAAATCAGTTTTTTTCGACTAATGAATTTGAGGTCGATTATCCCTTTGGTATTTATCATCCTTTTTTGGTAAAGTAGTGTTGTTGTGTTTAAATGATCTACgtacattttcatttcaaatataagAAGTTAACCCTATTTCAAATGATTGGTTTGTATgtacgaacaaacaaacaaaatgctGAGGAACATCAACATATCATTTTAGTctttttagtaaaataaaacaaagaccgatttcatttattcaaacaacaaaaatccGGAAATTGTGGAATATCCACCATGAAGAAAGTTTCCATTAGCACCTTCTTTCCTTGCCCAGACATGGACACCTTTATTTAACCTGGCCAGGAAGACATTTGACGCTGAGTTAAAGGTAAATTGTCCATCATCTACGTATATGACACCAATCACACCGTCTGTTGATTTTAAAGTTATACTGATATGATGTTCGCGAACCACCATAACGCTCAATGCAAAAACATAAATTCCAGCTACCGGAGTGATGAAAATTCCATCTCCTGAATTATAGGCGTTTCCATTGTTAAGTGTTACGTCATTGAAGACAATTGGTTGGTTCGTACCGATGGAGGTTAGGTCGTTCTTTAGTCTGGCATGGAAAGCAACTTGAGTTGTTGCACGAACACGAAGGTTAAGGCCTCTCTTCGAATCTGTCAATatggatatacatgtacaagtgtTAAGGTCATGCAGTATATGTGTTTAATGAGACATAAAAAGaggaaatgaaaagaaatttacaaGAATAAATACGatgttttttaaagtttttaatcgTTCCTCTTGTTGTCTTATTTGATAAATTCTTTCCCTGAAATTTATCCCGCATCCCTGTGTTTTGCTCTTAATTACGATTCagtgataactatatttggtagtATGTGTATATTTGCTCATTGAATTAACAATGTAACACTGTGTAGAATTTGTAAAGCATAGCGCACTGACTTACGATACGGCATTATATTATCATATTGTACACCAGTAACTAGTTCTCCGTTAAAGCGCCAAACGTCAgagtaaaaaatgataaaatataaattgcagCGAAACTTGTTCATCAAGAACACAGAACATCTACAAGTATGGCGTATAACGCATGAATTTCTTGCTTTGAACTGTTTTGGAAAATACTTTCGAAGCCGAAGCACAACCCTTGTATAATATTGTATCGTTGGTGGGTTACTTTCTTTGATATTCCTGAATACCTTTTTGTTCATTGTATCGgacatttgaaagaaaaaagtaGGAGAGAGAGGAAAAGTGCCTATTAGTTTTTTTAGCAGACCAATGGGAGTAtgtttcttaaaattgaacacttgaacactttaatataacaataaaaagatgtggtatgatttcaaaTGAGACTCAAGTCTAAAATTCAACTAATAAAGATAGTCGgcaagataaattcgttacacagtgtggtagtgacctaatacgatatacacagggtcagtaaattccatatgagGTTCAACTTTCGCGCAAACCCCTTATGGTATTTACCAACCCCGAATTaatcgtattaggtcacttaCACACTGTGTAACTGATAATATCTGACTAAAATGTAAACGAATCACGTATTTGATAATGTTTACAGTTAGTATACTACTACAATTTTAGAGTAgatattatttattgatttatgtTTTCTGAACGTACAGTGGCATATATTTCATGCAGATTTATGACCGGGAGAAgaatattcaaaaaataaataagatgtcACATGCGTTGTCGTTGATAAAGaactgatcatttttttttatttttatccgATTTCAGATTTCTCTTAATGTTGGTTAGCTACCGGTCCTGTCACTGTTATAAAATTGAACATTCAGCTCCTCATAACGAATGCTGTACAAGGTGTTGTTAATAAATGTAGCGGACAATATATCATGCCCTTTCAACCGACGTCCTAATTTcgatgaaagaaattaaaagctTCTCTCCTTGTGCAACACGAAAAAAAAGAGCAATTTGTATGGCTTCTTGCGATTGCATAATTGTTAAATCGTATTGAATTCggtatcaaatttatattaatcatagaagcttcatatcttgaatattgaaaacagGTCTAATTTATTACAATTGATTTACAAACATCCGGTtcgtttttcttcttcttctagATTTGAGAAAGAAGCAACTATGTAAcactcaaacatttttttatacaaattgttACATGATGTAATCTTATGTCATCTgcattatattattttattaataagtaAATGATATACATTGTATCTGCCATCCAATATAACTATCTAACATGTTTATTTGGCATGCCATACTCGATAAAAGTGCGGACGTGATAGAAAACACTCTTTACCAAAATGTCTTGAAACGGAGATTACATTTCACGGATGTTACATTTCGACAATTTCGTCATTTATGAACCATACTATATATATCTGAAGATCGAAGTTGTACTAACATTTAATGTTGACACCGATATCGATCTGTtggatgttgatttttttttcaaaattgatgtttttttaagaattggCCATTCCACGGAGATAACATGGTTAGCctcccccagaaaatcaaatggttgctacCTTAACAAATCTCTATAGTTTTCAACTTTGCTTCGTTTTTCAGACTGATGTAACTTAGAACCAACGACCATtgttataaagaaaattattgagGGTAACCTTATGATCAAATTTAACTCTTATTACACTCTATagtgtactaaatattttgtcatgCTTGTTATCCATCAACAGAAATTTCAGCTTTCGAAGAAAATAGTATGGACGGCCGGTACGATCACAATCATTGTTCAATATGTactaaactttataaaaataaaaaataagataataaagAAATCTAAAATTCTCAGATATAAGTATAAAAAGCTACATGTACGGGTATATAACTGGAAGTCGTTAGGTTTGCTTTCTTACGCTGGGACAAAATAACATCATAAAATGGGCGCTTtaagggacaacatcaaaagttcaatgtagcataaaaaacttaattcacatagttttttcactgacccccacaccccctcttaacttaatttgggaaaaaatgatttaccaatagggatatatatgtaaaaatcgattttagatatacaaaacttgcagaattttaaccccctccccccaaaaaaaaactatttgatttaagttttttttaatcctacatcgatcttttgatgacGTCCCTAACGGAGAACCAGTGTTATGCGATAACTCAATATTCGCGTTGAGAACCCGTACAATAATTGACTATAACAAAGTGATTGCATGCAACCAGCATTTTTATCTTTATgtatttgctgtttttgttaagatttaaaacattaactctttgtttatgttttgatatttcagtaatatttttttaacatctttGACCGATCTTTAGAGTAACTAAATATCTACCAAATGTATTGTCCTCTAGTTTACGAATCCTTTCTTCCATGGCACCGTTGTTATGTTGACAGGTCTGAAGTTGCTTTTCGATCGAAAGTATCCTTTCCAGTAGGGCTTGATATTTGGCGTCTGTCTGTAGGCTTTCCCTTTCTGTGTCTGTGTTAACCACTTGAAAGGCCTCTCCTTTTCTTCCAGTGAATTCTTCCCTAAACGATTCGACACTGTCGTCATTAGAACAATTTGGATCCTTGCCATCAACAGAtttaaaaaacagtaaaataaaaacagcaaGTACATTATATCTTCCCAATTTACAATGCATCATAAACATTAACTGTTAAGAAATACATATATAGTAACCTCAAAATATAGGTCAAGTTGAAAGATTGTAAATATTAACTGATATGACACGTTTTTcgtctatacatgtatatacaaaaacgCATTGACGGCGCTAGAGACTCGCAATTTTGGaaggaaaataaatatgttatgaAAGTATCAAATGCAAACgttgtttataaatacatgtagctgCAAATATTGCCGTATTTTCCCCGCTCTTGTTGTAAACTCAATAAAATGTTAGCACACTGAATcagtttaaatgttaaaatttaatattgcaTGTATAATTTCAACAAAAGCCACAATAAACTTTCAGATGTGTAACAGgtgttatgtaaataaaaacgaaaaaaaaaccctcAAAAAACGAAATGAAAACAAGCAGCGCTTTATATGATCGAAAAAGAAACGACGAAAGCAATGTCCAATAACACGGGAGTATGCGCAATACTAACCCGAACAAATGTTTGAGACGATTTAAGGTCATCATTTGTGCAAACAAGGGTTTTCTTCTTCTCAATAATCGTTggacaaaaatttgaaaaggacGGCGACTTCGTTCATAGAGtacgaatataaaaaaaattagccaTTTTCAAATGAGCACAGCTCTAAAACCGTTAAAGTGACGACacacaaaattcaaacttgatatgGGTTTTGTAGTAATAACCATTGTGTATTGTTTTCCTACCATTTGGTGGAAGCAAACTAAAATAAGTCtagagaacggaaaccaacTTCGGGACGTCCATTAGATGTACAAACATACAGACGGAAGATGGTAAAACGTAATGGCCACTCCGTTACGACGGGGGAATATAAGAATTGAACCCAACAGCTTAAAACAATAGTAGTACCGACATATGGGACCCCATACAGACCATCATGCAGAGtttccatatacatgtacatcattcGACGCATTTTCGATCCCATCCCCTCCTAGCAAAGATGTATCAGATGATGTGAACATGGacctatcttttttttctttgcctgTGTGTTTAAGATTCCGTATTGAATGTtttagatatttcaaatttctatctttcatttttttttgggttCTGACTTTTATCCTTACACGCTATGGGTAGGCACCCCAAACAGGTAATCTAATTTACTGTCATGAATAAAAACGGAAAGAAAAATGGCTTCATGGCCGTAGCAAATGAGATAAACACTGCATTCACCACAGACGAGGTTTTAAAATGCAAGATAACAAATGTTTGCATTCATATGATAAAAAcgtaatctttcaatcagtttaattgaggtctggagcaggcatgtcagtaactgctagtagtcctttttagctcacctggcccgaagggccaagtgagcttttctcatcactttgcgtccgtcgtcgtcgtcgtcgtctgttaactactctaaaactactggcaaaattaaaccaaacttggccacaatcctaattagggtatctagtttcaaaaatgtgtccagtgacccggcttaccaaccaagatggccgccatggcataaaatagaacatagggggtaaCATGTAGATTTTGGATTATATTcctaaaaccaaagcatttagagcaaatctgacagggtaaaattgtttatcagtcAAGATCTAcattatctgccctgaaatttgcaGATGAACCGGACAAaccgttgtttggttgctgcccccgAATTGGTAACTTTAAGAACATTTTGTCCGTTTTCGGTTATTATCTCTTGaacattattataaatagagataaactgtaaacatcaataatgatcagaaaagtaagatctacaaataagtcaacatgaccaaaatggtcagttgaccccttaaggagttattgcccttaatagtcatttttttccaatttttcgtaaatttttgtaatcttttacaaaattcttctcttctgaaactacaggaccaaatttaatcaaacttagCTACAATCATTATAAGggtttctagtttaaaaaatgtgtgcggTGACCCAGCCAACAAACAAGATggcagccatggctaaaaatagaacatgggggtaaaatgtagattttggcttacatctctgaaaccaaagcatttaatgCAAATCttacaacaaacaaaatgaagtttttaacgaccttgactggctatacagcccttgcacggtcggtagGCAAATCTTACAAGGGGTTAACTTGTTAATATAGtaaatatctatctgccctaaaattgtcAGATgtattggacaactggttgctgggttgctgcccccccccccccccccccacattggtaattttgatagaaatttagcCGTTcatggttattatcttgaatactattatagatagagatcaactgtaaacagcgataatgttcagcaaattatGGTCtaaaggagtaattgcccttatagtcaatttttaacaatttttattaatttggaacaagtttttacaaaatattttcctctgtaactaaagggccaagttcattacagATAGAGAAACTTGTAAGTAGCAAGACTTATCAGTAATgtatgatataaaaacacattaccatcaccaaaacacaattttgtcatgaatccatctgtttcCTTCGATTAATATGCACAtgaaccaaggtgagcgacacaggctcttaagagtctctagtttaatttatgtatcattgtcattctgtttagtttcttttgttacctattctaaCATCAGACTCTtgacttcttttgaactgagttttactgttcgtattgttgtgtgtttgtttttctacattggctaaagGTATAGGGGATGCTTGAGATACAAAAACACATGTATATCCCCGCCGTATTTTtgcgcttgtcccaagtcagcaaCCTCTGTCTTTGGTTAGTTTTGTATGATtaatttttggattttttgtgtGTATGACGTCAATtctcactgaactagtatacaattTTGTTTCGGGGCCAGCTGCAGCTCACCTCCGGGTGCGTGAATctctcgttgcattgaagacccattagtgaCCTTCGGCTTTTGTCAGCTGCTCTTTGACCGGTTGTTGTCTATTATACACATTAcccattcccattctcaattgtatgacCAAAAAAAACCGACATATTTGATCCAAAGTCAAAGTTTAAAAGCATTCATAAAAAACCAAACCTGGGGTTGGAGGtttggaattttttatttttttttaagatatatacttttgaatggggacatatattTTTAACCCTCTCACCTTTATCCTAGGAGGGAACATCCTTTTGAAAATCGCAGGATAAGACTTTTCATTGACAACTTTTATGACCTGCCATGATCTTTCTTTTGTTCATATAAATTTGAGGGTTTATGTGTGGTTTACTACACTGattactatactatatataaaaatattaattttcgcgaaccatttaggtcacggaaattccaaaatatggcatcagtaaggagagttgtacaaataatgtgaatacacagaaccccCATCCAAATTTTCTTTAGctataaatatttatctttttctatttaatttgtaCTAACACTATTCCATTTTTCTACAATTTCGATTAAAATGTGGCAAAATCTGAGTTCAATAGGTCGAATGCCCCAAATAAACATTCCCTGATTGGTTGAAGTACTGTTGCGTCAATGTAAAGCATAGCAAGCCTCGATGTAAGCACACGCTTCACATGAATAAGGAGAGTTTTACAACTTATGTGGATACATATCCCCTCAATCCAATTTATGTATTGCTGAAAATAATCAAGTGTTCATTATTTACTCTTTTGCTTCTGctaacaacattccattttttctacAATTCCGATTTAAATATGTGAAACCCcacaataaaaatagatggcctcaatggtaaaagcaacagtagtagtAGAATAGGGATAAGAAAACAGTAGAGCAGGTAGAGCAGGTAGAGCAGCTATGTAACTAGAACGTTTTCGAACGATTCCGTGACATGACTCTTGAATATTGCAAGTTGGATGCTAGTCACTTTTTCACGAGTCCAGGTTTAGCATGGCAAGCAGCATTGAAAATAAGCGGTGTCTGCCTGGATTTAATTACTGATCCCGTCATGTACAACATGATAGAGCTAGAAACACGAGGTGGGGTCAGTATGGTTACCAAAAAATACAGTCGAGCTAATCATCAATATGTTGAAGACATTAATGATTcagatgtgaaaaaaacacatcatgTATCTAGATGCTAACAATTTGTACGGTTGGGCAATGTCTCAACCATTgcctaatgtttttttttccattttttaaatgaagatgAAATTAGTCATTTTGAGTTACAGAAAGTCGAGTCAGACGCAAGAGAAGGCTACATTTTAGAAGTAGACATAGAATATCCTGAACATCTATACAACAAACATAACGATTATCCTCTGGCAACCGAACATCTACTCATTGAAGACAAAGATCTATCGAAATACAGTACTGATTTATGGGGAAAGTTAAATTCTGTGAAGAATGCAAATGGTGTGGAAAAAGTGATACCTAGGATTTAAACCCGAAAATTAATTCCAACTCtgaagaaaaagacaaactacATGTATGTGGTGCATTGTCAGAATTTACAACTTTATACAGAACTTGGAatgaaaataactaaaattcATAGAGTATTAGGATTTCAACAAAAGGCATGGCTTAAAACCTACATAGAATTCAACACCAACATGAGAAAACAGGCAAACAACGACTTTTATAAGGACTTTTTCAAACTGATATGTAATAGgtatgtttctcgttttttttttatataaattgaaccgctgtttttcccgtttgaatggtttaacacttttggggctctttatagcttgttgttcggtgtaagccaaggctccatgttgaagaccgtacattgacctatgatggtttacttttttaaaattgttatttgaatggagagttgtctcattggcactcacaccacatcttcctatatctatgttatCTTTAAATGTGTAAGATTTAAAAGTATTGTCAGGATCTCGAGTTTGCTTGTTGTCTCATTGTCGCATTACCCACATTGATTTAATATGTTGTGATGAATCTTTGATGtcgttttattgataaatatagattctaccactgcatcgagtgttatatgatatttatctactcgagacagttaaattttcaaatttaaagtccgagccgcctcggcgaggactttaaaattgataatttaactgtcgagagtggataaatatcgtattacacgagatttggtgatggaatctgtttctctaatgattttctaacattatgctggcaaacttattccttcttttcgaatgatctgcaaaaagatgtgttctttctatgtgacgtcgtcagacatggtcgccttttttcatgccgtcacaataaGAAATTCAGAGGACAgcaagaaaattcgacgtcacaatcggattttaaccaatgaagtactgagatcaaacgCACCACACgctgattaaattttttttatacaatgggtgcaaaaagggataaattgacgaagaattagagaaaaatCTTTcttacataaagacaaatatgcaacttaTATAAGGGTTTATATTCTTAATATACTTTTCAAtgattttcaactaaattttaatatttaatcgacTGCTAGCAACCAGTTGGATATTGTatatcgaatatcgaataacttcacatacatatttaaaacgtaatgaaatgcttttaaaatcaGTACAAGCCGCGAAATTATCGAATTCCgctgttaaattatatttaacaaacATTTAGCGATTTTTGGAACGTTTGAGTCTTATGTAGTTTTTTGATTTTTAGACATATCGTCAAAATTGGCTGCTGGAAAAAAGTGGCTGCTATCTTGATTGGTCGATAAAAGTGGCTGCCAGCTAGAGTCTAGTAAAGAAGCTAGTGTTGTTCATAAATGGACAAAACTTGAATTCAATTGGACTCACACTGATGATAAACAAGATTCAATCCGTAATGGTACATTCGTTGTTgcaaataatcttataactggTATGGTATTTTGTATCTATCATGTTATGAGAAGGAATCAAGAGATTACAGTCTTTACCGCCTTGTCcacatttttgttgaaatcaaagtATTTCCTTTCAAATTTAAACACATTATAATCATCTTGGAACATTTCAAAAACCACATCTTGTAATTTCGTATTGTTGTAATATTGTAACAATTTATCCCCTGCGTTTTGAGCATGTGACCGCGATTTCTTTAGATTCGAGCCAACCCTTCACTGTTTCATTCCATGCTCCGATTTTTGTTAACAACTTTTCTGTAAATGTAGATATATCTGCCATTTTCCcaatcatcatttttttatagaaatactTTGGCGCCCTTATTTGTGATTCCCAATGTGCATTGGGACATTTTTTTGCAAGTTCTAAAAATTCCGAAAATGTTTTCACGGTACGATTACAATTGCCCTTTATAAAGCCCTCGTTCAAACCTTTATCTAGATAAGATGATAATATCCGCTCTCTAGGTTCTCTCACAAATACTGCTTTCGTCCAGGAATCATTATACATCATCGATACAATATCGTTATCTTCATAGTCAATAAGATACTTCAACCCATTTACATAAGGGTTGTGTATATCATCAGTCTTCAGTCCCTGTATGTATTGAAGGAGACTTTTCCAGAAACTGCAGCCTGCTTTTTCgttccaaaaaaatatcaatttatatttcattactACAATAGGAGAATTATACCTGATTCTTTTGATCTGTTTCAATTCGGCGTCTGTAAGGCTCGGAACACTTCTGTTTTCGGCGTCTGTAAGGCTCGGAACACTTCTGTTTTCGGCGTCTGTAAGGCTCGGAACACTTCTGTTTTTGGCGTCTGTAAGGCTCGGAACACTTCTGTTTTTGGCGTCTGTAAGGCTTGGAACACTTCTGTTTTTGGCGTCTGTAAGGCTCAGAACACTTTTGTTTTTGGCGTCTGTAAGGCTCGGAACACTTCTGTTTTTGGCGTCTGTAAGGCTCGGAACACTTCTGTTTTTGGCGTCTGTAAGGCTCGGAACACTTCTGTTTTTGGCGTCTGTAAGGCTCGGAACACTTCTGTTTTCGGCGTCTATAAGGCTCGGAACACTTTTGTTTGAaagaacattttcaatatttctgttAGTAGTTGTATTCACAGATACTGTGCTCACAAACGACTCCGTTTTTATGAATGTTGTCTCCTGACTTCCGGTGTAATATTTTGTAGAAATATTTGTTCCGATTGTGTTTGACTTTTCTGTTATATCCAAACTAATTAATGAATTTGGATAAACACTGTCTTTATAAGCAACCAACATGTAAACAATTATGACAATGTTGCAAAATATGGCTGACGGTACAAGTCGCAATCTGAAAACTTCtttcatatttacaaaaaatatatgactgCTCTTTCAAGTAATTATCATCTCAAAATTAATGATTGTtttaccaaggatttgtatagttagaaactatacaaatccttggttttaCGTAATTTACATATCCTcatcaataaattgttttattatttattattatacagtatttataacagcgcattatataatattaaaattaccCTAAGCGCTTTACAATATATttccatatacatatataagtattaacaataaaatataaaagcacatgtttaaaacttttttcaactACCCGTTTTAATTCCACCCCCTTTAATTTTAATCTGTTTCTGTCAATGACAGATCATGTACAAAGTGATCAATATTTAAGGCATCATGAACGAcctttaatctttatttaagaattgaatgcttctttttgtaaatttattggggtgtaaaagcgttgaccgaagtacattttgtatgaagcgcggaagcgcttcattctaaaaatgtacgcacggtcaacgcttttacaaccctataaagttacaaaaagaagcattcaatacttataattacatttttttagctatgatcatgaaaatacgaattttataaattttgtatatcattcactcgtgcactttattgtgggaccacgtgctatcatgaatgaaaagttttattgagtgatgcaattgcttacggaataacaagTGATATGccgttagccaatcaaaataaagtattataatgaaacatacatctaatgtaattatttacaaatgttttttaataaattaacttAATAAAAACAGATTTTCTGGAGCGAAGCAACTGGGGCTGCCTTGGCGATTACAGTGtgggaaaatattttcatttttcttttttcaaatgaaccttgcattatataatttttaatgaggcatcttcatttttaatttaaattctgaTATCCTTGAGTTTCTACGTAACTTGAATGGTTTGCAATAATACAGGGTagtgaattttcaaaaaatatatacttgctTAAACATCAAAGACTTGAAATGTTTACAAAGTAAAATATCTATTAGTATAGAAACTATATACAAATGCTTTTGATCATTGTTTTACTGTAAAGATTTTGAGTATATGTCAATATTAagacatcaacccaacaattaATTGCTACGGATACAGACAAAATTAATTATCACGGATATGGACAAAAATTGATTGCTACGGATACAGACTAAATTAATTCTCACGGATATGGACAAAAATTGATTGCTACGGATACAGACAAAATTAATTCTCCCGGATATGGACAAAAATTGATTGCTACggatacagaaaaaaataattctcaCGGATATGGACAAAAATTGGTTGCTACGGATACAGACAAAATTAATTCTCACGGATATGGACAACAATTGATTGCTACGGATACAGACAAAATTAATTCTCACGGATATGGAAAAAAATTGATTGCTACGGATACAGACTAAATTAATTCTCACGGATATGGACAAAAATTGATTGCTACGGATACAGACAAAATTAATTCTCACGGATATGGAAAAAAATTGATTGCTACGGATACAGACTAAATTAATTCTCACGGATATGGACAAAAATTGATTGCTACGGATACAGACAAAATTAATTCTCACGGATATGGACAA
Encoded here:
- the LOC134691598 gene encoding heavy metal-binding protein HIP-like; this translates as MHCKLGRYNVLAVFILLFFKSVDGKDPNCSNDDSVESFREEFTGRKGEAFQVVNTDTERESLQTDAKYQALLERILSIEKQLQTCQHNNGAMEERIRKLEDNTFDSKRGLNLRVRATTQVAFHARLKNDLTSIGTNQPIVFNDVTLNNGNAYNSGDGIFITPVAGIYVFALSVMVVREHHISITLKSTDGVIGVIYVDDGQFTFNSASNVFLARLNKGVHVWARKEGANGNFLHGGYSTISGFLFSVVSKDPNCSDDDTVESFKDEFIGRKGNAFQVINTDPEMEDVQTDAKHKALLERILSIEKQPVNITTPPWKKGFVK